The DNA window AGACCGATTTCATTATCGGCCAGCTAGACCGTCAACCGTTTCCGTCTCTCATCATGGGTGACTGGAACATGAGGCCTGGCTCAAAGCCTTGGAACAAAATGACCCGAAAAATGGATGATGTGTGGCAAAAAGCAGGAACGGGAAATGGCGATACGTACCCGTCTTTTCGTCCGCGGCGGAGGCTTGACTATATCTTTATCAGCCGTCAGCTTCACGTTGCAGATGCACAAGTGGTGGCCATCATGCCGACGGCGTCCGACCATTTGCCGCTAAGGGCGACGCTGCGCCTAGACTGACCGCCTTTTTGGCGAGTTCATGTCATTCGGCCTTTCGCCTGATCTTCCGCCAGACGAAAAGAAAGATCGCCGCGGATAAGGCGGCCAAAATGAGCTTTCCTTGCCATGTGGCGCGAAGAAGTTGATGGACAGCATACGCCTCCATCCATAAGGCCGGGAGCTTGCCGAGCGAACTGGCGGCCGCAAAGACGGGAAGAGACGTACGGCCGATCGCGGCGACAAACGTCACGACCCCTGATGGCATGAGCGGCAGCAACCGGAGCGAAAACACAAGCCAAAACGCCTCCTTGCCGCTCGCATGAAGCAGCGGCTTCACGTTTGGATGGGAAAGCCATGTCGTCTCACGCAGCCGGCGAAATCCTTTTCGGTACAAGACGAACGAGACGACCGCCCCGAGCGCCTCGCCGGCAAACGAAATCCAAAAACCGGGCCAAAACCCGAAAACGGCTAAATTGGCCGCGGTCAAAAACGCGCTCGGGACGACCCCGAGCACGCTGACGGCGAGGTTGGCGAGCAGGCTGAGGAGATACGCCGCCTCGCTATATGTGTGCAAAACATCGATCATTTTGTCTTTCACGCGATCGACCGCCTCTCTTTCTTGGAAACCGTGCGGGCTAGAGGCTAGACTACGGTTTCTGCCCTTTCCATTTGTAGCCGACGCCCCAGACCGTCTGCAAATGTTCATCCACCGGAAACCCGGCCCGGCGCAGTTTCTCGCGAATGTTTTTCATATGGGAGTCGATCGTTCGTTCCTCTGTCTCCGCAAGCGCCCCCCATAACGACGTAATAATTTGCCCGCGGCTGAACACTTGATTCGGGTGTGTTAACAACAGCCCTAAAATGGCGAACTCTTTCGGCGTCAGTGCAATCGGTGTTTCCCCGTAGCGGACCGTATGTTCCTGTTCATCCCAGACAAGCCCAGCTGCACGGATGACTGAACGGCTGCCGGCCGTGCGGCGCAGCACCGCTTCAATGCGCGCCAATAACTCCGCCTCATCAAACGGTTTGGTCACATAATCATCCGCTCCGATTTTCAATCCTTGGACGATATCGGCCGTCTCGTCACGGGCAGTGACCATCATGATCGGAACATCGGAAAATGAACGGATGCGGCGGCACGTCTCCCATCCGTTCATCTCGGGCATCATCACATCGAGCAGCACTAAATCGGCATGATGATGCCGCAAATAATCGACTGCTTCCGTTCCTGAACGCCGCTTCACGCAACGGTAGCCGTTAGGAACTAAATACAATTCCAACAAATCCAGCATGCGCTCTTCATCATCGACCAACAATAGCGTGTACATCACGATCCCTCCGGCAGCGTCATGATGATGGTCGTTCCTTTCCCTTGTTCGCTTCGAGCGGTGATCGTCCCCCCATGCGCCTCGACGATCTCTTTAGCAATGGAAAGCCCAAGCCCCGTCCCGCCGCTCATTCGCGATCGCGACTTATCGACGCGGTAAAACCGTTCGAAAATGCGGGGCACGTCTTCCGGCGGGATGCCGGCCCCTTGATCGGAAACGGCCACGACGACCTCGCGTTTTTGCGGATGGACGGCGATCTTCACTGTTGTGCCAGGAAACGCATATTTCCGCGCGTTGTCGAGTACGTTGATCATCACTTGCTCAAACCGCTCCTGGTCGATCGCCGCTGTGACCGAACCGGGGCACTGGCACACAAGCGACAGCGATTTCTCCTGAAACGCCGGGCGCAGCTTTTCACACAGTTTGGTGAAAAACGAACAAAGATCGGTCGGCTGCGTTTCGATCTGGAACGAGTGCCGCTCGAGTTTAGCTAGTTCAAACAAGTCTTTCACCATTTTTTCGATCTTTTCCGCCTCTTCATAAATGATCGCCGCGTATTTCATTCGTTCGTCCTCGGCAAGGTGCGGCCGTCTGGCGATGTCGGCGTACCCTTTCACATACGTTAGCGGCGTGCGCAATTCATGAGAGATGCTCGCTAAAAATTCGCTCCGCTCTTGTTTCAAATACGCCAAATCGTTCGCCAGCGTTTGAATGGCTTTGCCTAACTGCGCCAGCTCATCGTCTCCTTTCACTTCGACGCGCACGGAAAAATCGCCTTGGCTGAGCGCTTCGGTCGCCCGCTTCATGCGAAGAAGCGGCATGGTAATGGCGCGGGAGAAAAAGGCGATCGTCATCATCGTAATCGCCACGGACAGCACACCGACGACAACAAAATGATGTTTCAATTTATACACCATCGTCCGGATCGAACGGGTGTCTTGAAACATATACACATACCCGCTCGTTTCGCCCCCGATTTGGATCGGGCTGACGGTGGCGATGTGAGACGCCCGCTTCCAATCGGTTTGCACCATCATGCCTTCGCGGGGAATGGAGCGCCCGTGAGTCAACGGGATGAGCTGCCTAGCAAACGGGACAATGCCGCTAGAAGCCGATACAATCTGGCGCCTGGCATCGGTGATGACGACATCGGTTTCGGCTTCAGACTCCATCATCACGACATGCTCAACCGTTGTGCGATCGTGATTTTTTTCCAACACATTGCGGTGGCTGTTTCCCCGTGCCAGAAGCTGCGCAAATTCTTCCTCGATGCGCGCGTGAACAAGCGTCGCATAGAGAGAAACGAACAGCACCATTTCCACAGCCAGGACGAAGGCAAAAAACAGCATGCCGAGTTTCCAAGAAAGCTTTCGCACGTGTTTCTCTCCTTATCGATGAAGACCGTATGATGATTCCAATTTTATTATTTTATCCTGAAAATGTGCAGAAAGTATGGATATGACCGAAAAAGACGAAAAAAACCGTGATGCTAGAACGATGGCCGTTTGGTTGTGAATTGAAGCCAGGAGAAAAACAGCCTTCATCTCCATGCTCTCTTTCATGCATGCAACGAGCGATGCCGTGCGCCACCGCCCTTTCCAAGCGGGCCTTGCCGCCTCCGCCGTTCTGTTTCGTCAGGGGCCAAGCCTAGTGGATGCGTCTTTTTCTTTCTTCCATTATACTAGTAAACAGACCGCACTCAGTGGGAGACGACAGAAAGGAGTTTGTTTATGAAATCGCTCGTGTTAGCGGAAAAGCCGAGCGTCGCCCGCGACATTGCCCGCGTGCTCGGCTGCAAAGAAACGCATAAATCGTATATGGAAGGGCCGCGCTACATCGTCACGTGGGCGCTTGGGCATTTGGTCGAACTCAAAATGCCGGAAGACTATGACCGGAAATACGAAACGTGGCGGCTTGAGGACTTGCCGATCATTCCGAAACAAATGGGCTTGAAAGTGATCCGGCAAACGAGCCGCCAGTTTCGCGCCATTGAACATTTAGCCAAACGCCGCGATGTGAAAGATTGCATTATTGCGACCGACGCCGGCCGCGAAGGAGAGCTGGTCGCGCGTTGGATTTTGCGACAAATTGGCTGGACGAAACCGATTTGGCGTTTATGGATTTCGTCGCAAACCGATCAAGCCATCCGCGACGGGTTTCGCCAGTTAAAACCCGGGGCGCAGTTTGACCGGCTGTATGAATCAGCCGTCTGCCGCGCCGAAGCCGACTGGCTGATCGGGTTGAACGTGACGCGCGCCTTGACGACCAAATACAACGACCCGCTCTCGGCCGGGCGCGTGCAAACGCCGACGCTGGCGATGATCATCGAACGCGAGCGGGAGATTCAATCGTTCGTTCCCGTTCCGTATTGGACGATTCATGCCCGCATCGGTTTGGTCACGGCGGTATGGGAACGGCACGGTGGGAAGCGGCTGTTTGATCAAGACGAGGCCAACGGGCTGATGGCTCGTCTCAACGGCCAGCCGGCGCGCGTCACATCGGTCAAGCGGAAGCGGAAAAGCGAACCGGCCCCGCTGCCATATGACTTAACGGAGTTGCAGCGGGAGGCGAACAAGCGGTTTGGCTTTTCCGCGAAAAAAACGCTCTCGGTGCTGCAGCGGCTGTATGAACAGCACAAGCTCGTCACGTATCCGCGCACCGATTCGCGCTTTTTGCCAAGCGATATGAAGGCGACGATGGCCGGCCGGCTGTTGGCGATGAAGCCCGGCTATGAGGATGTGATCTCTCTTCTTTTCACCAATGGGAATCCGAAGGCGGCCAACCGGGTGTTTCAAGATGACAAAGTGACGGACCACCACGCCATCATTCCGACCGATGAACGGCTTGACCTCGGGAAGCTGTCAGCCGATGAGCGCAAGCTGTATGACATGATCGCCCGCCGCTTTTTGGCGCTCTTTTACCCGCCGCATGAATATGAAACGACAACCGTCACTTTCGAAATCGGCGGCGAGACGTTTGTCGCCCGGGAAACAGCGGTCGTGAACGCAGGATTTCAAGCCGTTCTTGGCAAAGAAGAAACAGAAGTGAAACCAACATGGTTACACCTATCGGAAGGCCAAACGCTCGCACCGGTGCAGCTTGAGATGGAACGATCGTTCACCGAACCGCCATCCCGTTACTCGGAGGCTGACTTGCTCGCGCAAATGGAGAAATATGGACTCGGCACGCCGGCGACAAGAGCGGACATCATCGAGCGGCTCGTCGAAACGGAAGTCGTCGAGCGGAAAGACGGGCGCTTTTATCCGACGAAAAAGGGAAAACAGCTGATCGAGCTCGTCAACGAGGAGCTGAAATCGCCGGAGTTGACCGCCCGTTGGGAGCGTGAGCTCGAGGCAATCGCCCGCGGAAAAGGGAATCCGAAACAATTTTTGGCCAACATCCGCCGGCAGACGGAGCAGCTTGTCGCCGAAATCAAGCAGAGCGAGCATGTATACAAAGCGCCGAACCTCACAAATCTCACCTGCCCGGAATGCGGCGCGCTCTTAAAAGAGCGGAAAACGAAAGACGGCCGGATGCTCGTCTGCTCGAACTTACCATGCCGCTACCGCCGGAGGCGCGACCCGAAGCTCTCGAACCGCCGCTGCCCCCAATGCCACCGGCGCATGGAAATGCACGAAGGGAAAGCCGGGCTCTATTTCCAATGCCGCCCGTGCAACATGGTGGAAAAAGCGGAAGAAACGAAACGCACCGCCGTGAAAGGAAAGGAGCGGGCGCTGCTGAAAAAATACAGCCCGTCCAATGAATCGTTTGGCACGAGTTTAGGAGAGCTGCTCAAACAGGCGCTCGAAAAAAAAGAG is part of the Geobacillus sp. 46C-IIa genome and encodes:
- a CDS encoding TVP38/TMEM64 family protein; the protein is MIDVLHTYSEAAYLLSLLANLAVSVLGVVPSAFLTAANLAVFGFWPGFWISFAGEALGAVVSFVLYRKGFRRLRETTWLSHPNVKPLLHASGKEAFWLVFSLRLLPLMPSGVVTFVAAIGRTSLPVFAAASSLGKLPALWMEAYAVHQLLRATWQGKLILAALSAAIFLFVWRKIRRKAE
- a CDS encoding response regulator transcription factor; this encodes MYTLLLVDDEERMLDLLELYLVPNGYRCVKRRSGTEAVDYLRHHHADLVLLDVMMPEMNGWETCRRIRSFSDVPIMMVTARDETADIVQGLKIGADDYVTKPFDEAELLARIEAVLRRTAGSRSVIRAAGLVWDEQEHTVRYGETPIALTPKEFAILGLLLTHPNQVFSRGQIITSLWGALAETEERTIDSHMKNIREKLRRAGFPVDEHLQTVWGVGYKWKGQKP
- a CDS encoding cell wall metabolism sensor histidine kinase WalK produces the protein MRKLSWKLGMLFFAFVLAVEMVLFVSLYATLVHARIEEEFAQLLARGNSHRNVLEKNHDRTTVEHVVMMESEAETDVVITDARRQIVSASSGIVPFARQLIPLTHGRSIPREGMMVQTDWKRASHIATVSPIQIGGETSGYVYMFQDTRSIRTMVYKLKHHFVVVGVLSVAITMMTIAFFSRAITMPLLRMKRATEALSQGDFSVRVEVKGDDELAQLGKAIQTLANDLAYLKQERSEFLASISHELRTPLTYVKGYADIARRPHLAEDERMKYAAIIYEEAEKIEKMVKDLFELAKLERHSFQIETQPTDLCSFFTKLCEKLRPAFQEKSLSLVCQCPGSVTAAIDQERFEQVMINVLDNARKYAFPGTTVKIAVHPQKREVVVAVSDQGAGIPPEDVPRIFERFYRVDKSRSRMSGGTGLGLSIAKEIVEAHGGTITARSEQGKGTTIIMTLPEGS
- a CDS encoding DNA topoisomerase III, with product MKSLVLAEKPSVARDIARVLGCKETHKSYMEGPRYIVTWALGHLVELKMPEDYDRKYETWRLEDLPIIPKQMGLKVIRQTSRQFRAIEHLAKRRDVKDCIIATDAGREGELVARWILRQIGWTKPIWRLWISSQTDQAIRDGFRQLKPGAQFDRLYESAVCRAEADWLIGLNVTRALTTKYNDPLSAGRVQTPTLAMIIEREREIQSFVPVPYWTIHARIGLVTAVWERHGGKRLFDQDEANGLMARLNGQPARVTSVKRKRKSEPAPLPYDLTELQREANKRFGFSAKKTLSVLQRLYEQHKLVTYPRTDSRFLPSDMKATMAGRLLAMKPGYEDVISLLFTNGNPKAANRVFQDDKVTDHHAIIPTDERLDLGKLSADERKLYDMIARRFLALFYPPHEYETTTVTFEIGGETFVARETAVVNAGFQAVLGKEETEVKPTWLHLSEGQTLAPVQLEMERSFTEPPSRYSEADLLAQMEKYGLGTPATRADIIERLVETEVVERKDGRFYPTKKGKQLIELVNEELKSPELTARWERELEAIARGKGNPKQFLANIRRQTEQLVAEIKQSEHVYKAPNLTNLTCPECGALLKERKTKDGRMLVCSNLPCRYRRRRDPKLSNRRCPQCHRRMEMHEGKAGLYFQCRPCNMVEKAEETKRTAVKGKERALLKKYSPSNESFGTSLGELLKQALEKKE